One Henriciella litoralis genomic window carries:
- the pdhA gene encoding pyruvate dehydrogenase (acetyl-transferring) E1 component subunit alpha: MAKMPSKSKSSKSTPKLQSDEALKFYRDMLLIRRFEERAGQLYGMGKIAGFCHLYIGQEAVVTGMQACLKEGDQVITGYRDHGHMLACDMDPKGVMAELTGRADGYSKGKGGSMHMFSREKNFFGGHGIVGAQVPIGTGLGFSNKYRGTDNVCVAYFGDGAANQGQVYESFNMASLWDLPVVYVIENNQYAMGTSVARASAETELFKRGISFEIEGEEVDGMDVYAVKAAGEKAVKYARSGEGPYILEMKTYRYRGHSMSDPAKYRKREEVDDIRTHHDPIDGLKGQIIEQKIATEDELKDIDKTIKDLVKEAADFSLDSPEPDPEELWTDVLREVESA, encoded by the coding sequence ATGGCCAAAATGCCGTCCAAGAGCAAAAGCTCGAAATCCACGCCTAAGCTTCAATCTGACGAAGCTCTCAAATTCTACCGCGACATGCTTTTGATCCGCCGCTTTGAAGAGCGCGCCGGGCAGCTCTATGGCATGGGCAAGATCGCAGGGTTCTGCCACTTGTATATCGGTCAGGAAGCTGTCGTCACTGGCATGCAGGCCTGCCTGAAAGAGGGTGATCAGGTGATCACCGGCTATCGTGACCACGGCCATATGCTTGCGTGCGATATGGACCCCAAGGGTGTCATGGCCGAGCTGACCGGACGTGCAGACGGCTACTCCAAGGGCAAGGGCGGCTCGATGCACATGTTCTCCCGCGAGAAGAATTTCTTCGGCGGTCACGGCATTGTCGGGGCGCAGGTGCCGATCGGTACCGGTCTCGGGTTTTCAAACAAATACCGAGGAACAGACAATGTCTGCGTCGCGTATTTCGGCGACGGCGCGGCAAACCAGGGACAGGTCTACGAATCATTCAACATGGCTTCGCTCTGGGACCTTCCAGTCGTATATGTGATTGAGAACAATCAGTACGCGATGGGCACAAGCGTCGCTCGCGCATCCGCTGAAACCGAGCTCTTCAAACGCGGCATCTCATTTGAAATTGAAGGCGAAGAAGTCGACGGTATGGATGTCTACGCCGTCAAAGCCGCCGGGGAAAAAGCGGTGAAATATGCCCGCTCTGGAGAGGGCCCATATATTCTGGAAATGAAGACATATCGCTATCGCGGCCATTCCATGTCTGACCCCGCCAAATATCGAAAACGCGAGGAAGTTGACGACATTCGAACCCATCACGATCCGATCGACGGCCTTAAAGGCCAGATCATCGAACAGAAGATCGCGACCGAAGATGAGCTCAAAGATATCGACAAAACAATCAAGGATCTTGTGAAAGAGGCTGCCGACTTCTCACTCGATAGCCCGGAGCCCGATCCTGAAGAATTGTGGACCGATGTGTTGCGTGAAGTGGAGTCCGCATAA